GTATTAGTATAATTTTTTTTAAATTAGTAAAGGAGTATTTATTTTGAATAATCAAGTTGGAAAGATAATCAGCGATCGCTTCCAGATCAGACGAGAATTAGGTCAAGGTGGACTAGGAATAACTTATAGTGCTTTTGATCAAAAGACACAGCAAGAGGTTGCGCTTAAAGCCATATCACTAAATGAAACAGATAGTTGGAAAGTCTTAGAGCTATTTGAACGCGAAGTTCAGTCGTTGCAACGAATTGAACATCCTAATGTTCCATATTATGTTGATTTTTTAAAAATTGATACTCCTAATAATTATCAGCTTTATTTAGTGCAAGAGCTAGCAGAGGGGAAGTCATTAGATCAATTAATAGAAGACGGATGGAAACCTTCAGAAGTAGAAATTAAATCTATTGCAAAACAAGTTTTAGATGTTCTTAACTACATACATAATTTAGAACCACCGATAATTCACCGTGATATTAAGCCTCAAAACTTGATTTATCAAAGTAACGGTAATGTTAAACTCGTTGATTTTGGTGCTGTGAAAAATACCTTTAATAAAACTCAATTTACTAACATTTTAGTGGGAACTTATGGTTATATGGCACCAGAACAATACCAAGGTCAGAGTTCACCCTCTACTGATCTATACGGACTGGGTGCAACCATTGCTTATCTAGTAACAGGACAATCTATTGCAGAATTAGCTCAAGATGAACTGAAGCCAGATGTTCAATTCTTCAATAACCTTTCTCCCACTTTTGCTGACTGGTTAGAAAAAATGTTAGAACCAGCAGCCGAAGATCGATTTAGTAGTGCTAAAACAGCTTTAACAGTTCTCAAAAATCCAAACCTTCTTGCTTCATCGGAAACTACTTCTAAGCCTATTAAAAGTGGTATTCAAGTAGAAAATAGCTCAGAGCTATTGGAAGTAATTATTCCACGATTTCGCTTAGGTTTGTCTTTACTTTGGAATTTGCTTTTTACTTTTTATTGGGTAACGATCTCGATTTCATTTGGAATTGCTATTATTCTTTTGTTATCAAGAATGCTTTTTGAAGGAAGTTTAGACGGAGTTATTATTTCAATTTTAGTCTTACTTTTGATTCTAAAGATTGTAGTATTTATTTTGCTGATTGGTTTTTATTATCTTTGGTGGTTAGTAAATTCGCTTAATAAAGCTTTTTTGAAAATTATTTTAAGAGTTAGTTATGAAAAAATGAAAGTAATTTGGGAGTGGAATTTTTTTGGCTTAACATGGAAATCATATAAAAAGTATAGTCTTGAAGAGGTAGAAATAAAAAAAGAGTTTTTGCTTTCACAAATTGCAGAGTTCCTCAATCGAAAGAAACGGGGTCAACTTTCACAAAATGCTTCAGAAATCAAGGTAGATGGTAGCATGAAAATGTTATATTTGTATCATAATGGCAAAAAATATATGATCTCTGGGGCTCGTATTTTTAAAATACCGTTCAATAAAATAACTGAATTAGAGCAAGATTGGTTGCAAGAGGAAATTAATAATTATATACAGCAGAAGCAGTCATGAGAGGGCAATTCCTCTAAAGGAAAAATCAAAAAGCAGAGCAACGGAATGAAAAAATTTTCCGCTACTCTTAAAGTTATCTTAATGTAAAAAGTGACGAGTTCCAGTGCAAATCATCACCAATCCCAGTTCATTAGCAGCTTTAATCGAATCTTCATCACGGCGCGATCCCCCAGGCTGAATAATGGTTTTAATCCCTGCTTCGGCTGCCATGCGTACGGAGTCATCAAAAGGGAAAAAGCCATCACTGGCTAAGGTTGCCCCTTGTGTTTTCTCTCCTGCCTGTTTTAGGGCAATTTCTACAGCACCAACTCGATTCATTTGTCCAGCCCCAACACCAATGGTCGCGCGATCGCGCGTTAAGACAATGGCATTAGATTTGACGTGCTTGGCAGCTTTCCACGCAAACACCATTTCCGCCAGTTGTTCCGCACTGGGTTGTTTTTCTGTTACTACTTCCCACTGTTGCGGATCATCAACCACATCATCCATCGCTTGCACTAAAAACCCTCCTGCAATCACTTTTACCATTTCTTTGGGGCCAGTTTGCAGATCAGGTATAATTAAAACCCGCAGATTTGACTTTTTCTCCAGCACCTTTTTCGCTTCTGGGGTACAATCAGGAGCAACAACACATTCTAAAAATGTCTGTGTCATCTCCATTGCCGTTGCTTCATCAATGGCTTGGTTAAGGGCAACAATACCGCCAAATGCCGAAACTGAGTCAGCAGCAAACGCGCTTTTATAGGCTTCAAATAATTGAGATTTCGAGGCAATGCCACAGGGATTGGTATGTTTTAAGATGGCAACGGTAGGTTGGTCAGTAAACTCATTAATAATTCGCCGTGCTGCTTCCAAATCCACAAGGTTATTGTAGCTGAGTTCTTTCCCTTGTAATTGGTTCGCTTTTGCCCATCCTGTGGGGGTGACTCCCGTTTGATACCAAGTTGCTGGTTGATGCGGATTTTCGCCGTAACGCAGAACTTGTCGCTGTGTTCCTGTTAAGCTAAATTCTTGGGGTAAGGGGGCAACAGATTCTTCCGTCAAGCCTCCTAAATAGGCACTAATCGCTTGATCATACTCAGCAGTTAGGGTAAAGGTTTCGAGGGCGCAAGTCTGACGAAAGGTAAGAGAGGGTTTGCCGCCACTGGCTTCTAATTCCTCTAAATAGGCTTGATATCGCTGTGGGTTAGAAATGACGGTAAGATGTTGATAGTTTTTTGCCGCTGCTCTGAGCATAGCAGGGCCGCCAATATCAATATTTTCAATGGCTTCAGCGACAGTAACATCAGGCTTATTAATCGTGGCAACAAAGGGATAAAGATTGACTACAATTAAATCAAAAGGACGGATATCATTATTTTCTAAGTCAGTTTGATCCTCAGCGCGATCGCGCCGTGCTAATATTCCCCCATGAATGCGAGGATGGAGAGTTTTTACCCGTCCTTCTAAAATTTCAGGGGATCCTGTATAGTCAGATACCTTCGTTACCGATATCCCGGCATCTTGTAGGGTTTTTGCGGTTCCCCCACTACTAACAATCTCAAAATTAAAGTTTGTCACCAATTGCTGGGCAAACTCAACAATTCCTGTTTTATCGGAAACGCTAATTAACGCTAACTGCTTCACTGCTTTCTCCTTAATTCATCACCAAGAAGTTTATAGCATCTTTGATTCAACTCCCATAACTATCGCTTCTGACTTTACCGCGAAACACCACATACTGATAAATGTTATACGCCAGCATAATGGGAATTAAAAAGCCAATAAAGGTTAGCATAAACACTAAAGCACTGGGATCTGCAGCGGCTTCATAAACGGTAATAGAACGGGGAATAATATAGGGGAAAACAATAATCCCTAATCCTAAAAACGAGAGTAAGAAAATTAACACTGTCCAAATAAAGGGGGCAATTTCCTTTTGTTGATTCAAACTCCGTAATAATTGCCAGATTAAAAATACTCCTAAAATGGGTATAGTCGCAAAAATGTAAACCAAAGGGGCATCAAAAAGGCGCGATCGCGCTTCTTCTAAAAAGATGGGCGTGGTAATAGTAATTAAAACTGCCCCAATTAACGTGGTAACCGCCGCCAGTTTTGCTGTGCGATAGTGGGTTTGCTGTAACGCCCCTTCTGTTTTCATCACCAAATAAGTTGATCCACTCAACACATAGCCCTGAATTAAGGTTAGCGTCACTAACACAGAGGGTAAGCTAAACCAATCCCAAGTGCTACCAATAAAATGTCCAGAAGAATCGACATTAATGCCTGTTAATACACCACCAAGGGCAAATCCTTGTCCCACTGTTGCCAGTAAACTGCCCAAACCAAAGGCAGCATTCCAGAAAAACTTACGATTAGAATGTTCTCGAAACTCAAAGGCAACCCCACGGAAAATAAAGCCAAAAACCATAATCCAAATCGGAATGTAGAGGGCACTTAAAATCGTGCTATAAGCAAGGGGATAT
This window of the Euhalothece natronophila Z-M001 genome carries:
- a CDS encoding serine/threonine protein kinase; its protein translation is MNNQVGKIISDRFQIRRELGQGGLGITYSAFDQKTQQEVALKAISLNETDSWKVLELFEREVQSLQRIEHPNVPYYVDFLKIDTPNNYQLYLVQELAEGKSLDQLIEDGWKPSEVEIKSIAKQVLDVLNYIHNLEPPIIHRDIKPQNLIYQSNGNVKLVDFGAVKNTFNKTQFTNILVGTYGYMAPEQYQGQSSPSTDLYGLGATIAYLVTGQSIAELAQDELKPDVQFFNNLSPTFADWLEKMLEPAAEDRFSSAKTALTVLKNPNLLASSETTSKPIKSGIQVENSSELLEVIIPRFRLGLSLLWNLLFTFYWVTISISFGIAIILLLSRMLFEGSLDGVIISILVLLLILKIVVFILLIGFYYLWWLVNSLNKAFLKIILRVSYEKMKVIWEWNFFGLTWKSYKKYSLEEVEIKKEFLLSQIAEFLNRKKRGQLSQNASEIKVDGSMKMLYLYHNGKKYMISGARIFKIPFNKITELEQDWLQEEINNYIQQKQS
- the purH gene encoding bifunctional phosphoribosylaminoimidazolecarboxamide formyltransferase/IMP cyclohydrolase, which produces MKQLALISVSDKTGIVEFAQQLVTNFNFEIVSSGGTAKTLQDAGISVTKVSDYTGSPEILEGRVKTLHPRIHGGILARRDRAEDQTDLENNDIRPFDLIVVNLYPFVATINKPDVTVAEAIENIDIGGPAMLRAAAKNYQHLTVISNPQRYQAYLEELEASGGKPSLTFRQTCALETFTLTAEYDQAISAYLGGLTEESVAPLPQEFSLTGTQRQVLRYGENPHQPATWYQTGVTPTGWAKANQLQGKELSYNNLVDLEAARRIINEFTDQPTVAILKHTNPCGIASKSQLFEAYKSAFAADSVSAFGGIVALNQAIDEATAMEMTQTFLECVVAPDCTPEAKKVLEKKSNLRVLIIPDLQTGPKEMVKVIAGGFLVQAMDDVVDDPQQWEVVTEKQPSAEQLAEMVFAWKAAKHVKSNAIVLTRDRATIGVGAGQMNRVGAVEIALKQAGEKTQGATLASDGFFPFDDSVRMAAEAGIKTIIQPGGSRRDEDSIKAANELGLVMICTGTRHFLH
- the cydB gene encoding cytochrome d ubiquinol oxidase subunit II; protein product: METLEYFLPQVWFVILALFLFLYVTLDGFDLGVGILSITSSNEERRGLLMTSLSNVWDANETWLVLMGGALFGAYPLAYSTILSALYIPIWIMVFGFIFRGVAFEFREHSNRKFFWNAAFGLGSLLATVGQGFALGGVLTGINVDSSGHFIGSTWDWFSLPSVLVTLTLIQGYVLSGSTYLVMKTEGALQQTHYRTAKLAAVTTLIGAVLITITTPIFLEEARSRLFDAPLVYIFATIPILGVFLIWQLLRSLNQQKEIAPFIWTVLIFLLSFLGLGIIVFPYIIPRSITVYEAAADPSALVFMLTFIGFLIPIMLAYNIYQYVVFRGKVRSDSYGS